In Pelecanus crispus isolate bPelCri1 chromosome Z, bPelCri1.pri, whole genome shotgun sequence, the following are encoded in one genomic region:
- the EMC4 gene encoding ER membrane protein complex subunit 4 has translation MEKRCWDVALAPLKQIPMNLFIMYMAGNTISIFPAMMVCMMGWRPLQALMSLSATLKALESSSRRALQGLVFLVGNGLGLALALYKCQAMGLLPTRPSDWLAFVAPPQRMEFTGGGLIL, from the exons ATGGAGAAG CGCTGCTGGGACGTGGCACTGGCGCCGCTGAAGCAGATCCCTATGAACCTGTTCATCATGTATATGGCCGGCAACACCATCTCCATCTTCCCCGCCATGATGGTTTGCATGATGGGCTGGCGCCCGCTGCAGGCCCTCATGTCCCTCTCCGCCA CACTGAAGGCACTGGAGAGCTCGAGCCGGCGGGCGCTGCAGGGGCTAGTCTTCCTGGTGGGCaatgggctggggctggcgctGGCCCTCTACAAGTGCCAGGCCAtggggctgctgcccacccGCCCCTCCGACTGGCTGGCCTTCGTCGCTCCCCCACAG CGGATGGAGTTCACTGGGGGAGGCCTGATACTGTGA